In one Shewanella loihica PV-4 genomic region, the following are encoded:
- a CDS encoding putative bifunctional diguanylate cyclase/phosphodiesterase — MGPWFTLLAQLRSAQPEIQRQLDSWRQDECAYLAVLKGHAFIGASQGTLDYFDTQRDSFITATPYDFSPRIQASGINSIEVAQQLIERVHQGEVVSINWLHMSQLGRELPTKVTMLPADHEGSQVILARFDPADRRAKRRETVSNGFDRLPAQLVSSILEDSAEAVYISNHQHEIIAVNKAMCRICGYSADQLLNKSPLDLQGFCEASQRQIDFLQSLEDRGSWQGETLKTRSDGSQFPAWKSCRKLQIDGEIFYVTLFSDISAKKRLESRLTEQAMVDTLTGLPNRHQLKLHLDQVLADATEVGGKPGAVMFMDLNGFKNVNDCFGHATGDKVLQLVAARLEASCIDNAHIARLGGDEFTLVLSDCQDSEEIEAVSQQLLAIFDAPFEINGQKFFLGTSIGIACFPEHSDQAAQLLSFADTAMYCAKKSPNHVLFYDSQMHRDAQYKLKTINDLRHAFSLNQFQLAYQVIVNLDGSQVLGVEALLRWHKSETEIIEASDFVPLLEETGLLINIGQWVLTTACEQVAKWRSEIDKPLQACVNVSATQLEHPDFVKQVTHALESSGLPANGLVLEITESALLRQPKRVKATLNHLKALGVRIAIDDFGAGLSSLSKLGSLPIDTLKIDAGFAERLNDPQGRELCQAMIQLAQALKIQFVVEGVETLEQKQILAGMGQGFAQGYFYGYPTAAEQFTKANFILH; from the coding sequence ATGGGCCCTTGGTTTACCTTATTGGCGCAGCTTCGCAGCGCACAGCCTGAGATTCAGCGGCAACTCGACAGTTGGCGCCAGGATGAGTGCGCTTACCTAGCCGTTCTCAAGGGACACGCCTTCATAGGGGCCAGTCAGGGTACGCTGGATTATTTCGACACCCAGCGCGACAGCTTCATCACGGCCACCCCCTACGACTTCTCCCCAAGGATCCAGGCCAGCGGCATCAACAGCATAGAGGTGGCGCAGCAGCTGATCGAACGCGTCCATCAGGGCGAGGTGGTCAGCATCAACTGGCTGCACATGAGCCAACTGGGACGTGAACTCCCCACCAAGGTCACCATGTTGCCGGCAGATCATGAGGGCAGCCAGGTGATATTGGCGCGTTTCGACCCCGCCGATCGCAGGGCTAAACGGCGCGAGACGGTATCCAACGGATTCGATCGCCTGCCGGCACAGTTGGTCTCCAGCATATTGGAAGACAGCGCCGAAGCCGTCTATATCAGTAACCACCAGCATGAGATCATCGCGGTCAACAAGGCGATGTGCCGCATCTGCGGCTATAGCGCCGACCAACTGTTGAATAAGAGCCCGCTGGATCTACAGGGATTTTGCGAGGCCAGCCAAAGACAAATCGATTTTCTACAGAGCCTGGAAGATCGCGGCAGCTGGCAGGGCGAGACCCTGAAGACCCGCTCCGATGGCAGCCAATTTCCTGCCTGGAAGAGCTGCCGCAAGCTGCAGATAGACGGCGAGATCTTCTATGTCACCCTGTTTAGCGACATCAGCGCCAAGAAGCGGCTGGAGTCGCGCCTGACCGAGCAGGCCATGGTCGACACCCTGACCGGCCTGCCCAATCGCCACCAGCTCAAGCTGCATCTGGATCAGGTGCTGGCCGATGCCACGGAAGTGGGCGGAAAGCCGGGCGCCGTGATGTTTATGGACCTTAACGGCTTCAAGAATGTGAACGATTGCTTCGGCCACGCCACAGGCGACAAGGTACTGCAATTGGTGGCGGCGCGCCTCGAGGCCAGCTGCATCGACAATGCCCATATCGCCCGTCTCGGCGGCGACGAATTTACCTTGGTGCTGAGCGATTGCCAGGACAGCGAGGAGATAGAGGCCGTCTCACAGCAGCTGCTGGCGATATTCGACGCGCCCTTCGAGATCAACGGACAGAAGTTCTTCCTGGGGACCAGCATAGGCATAGCCTGCTTCCCCGAACATAGCGACCAGGCCGCTCAGCTGCTCAGCTTTGCCGATACCGCCATGTATTGCGCCAAGAAGAGCCCTAATCATGTGCTCTTCTACGACAGCCAGATGCACAGGGATGCCCAATACAAGCTGAAGACCATCAACGACCTGCGCCATGCCTTTAGCCTGAACCAGTTCCAGCTGGCCTATCAGGTGATCGTCAATCTCGATGGCAGCCAGGTATTGGGAGTCGAGGCGCTGCTGCGCTGGCACAAGAGTGAGACAGAGATAATCGAAGCCAGCGACTTCGTCCCCCTGCTGGAAGAAACCGGCCTGTTGATCAACATAGGTCAGTGGGTGCTCACCACTGCCTGTGAGCAGGTCGCCAAGTGGCGCAGCGAGATAGATAAACCACTTCAGGCCTGCGTGAATGTGTCGGCGACCCAACTGGAACATCCGGATTTTGTTAAGCAGGTGACCCATGCGCTCGAATCCAGCGGCCTGCCCGCCAACGGCCTGGTACTGGAGATCACCGAATCGGCCCTGCTGCGCCAACCCAAACGGGTGAAAGCCACTCTCAATCACCTCAAGGCTCTAGGGGTGCGTATCGCCATCGACGACTTCGGCGCCGGGCTCTCTTCCCTCAGCAAGTTGGGCAGCCTCCCTATAGACACGCTCAAGATAGATGCGGGCTTCGCCGAGCGACTCAACGATCCCCAAGGGCGCGAGCTCTGCCAGGCCATGATACAGCTGGCTCAGGCGCTAAAGATCCAATTTGTGGTGGAAGGGGTCGAGACGCTGGAGCAGAAGCAGATACTGGCTGGGATGGGCCAAGGATTCGCCCAGGGGTATTTTTATGGTTATCCTACGGCGGCGGAGCAGTTCACCAAGGCAAACTTCATCCTGCATTGA
- a CDS encoding tRNA-uridine aminocarboxypropyltransferase: protein MSRPVCPQCQYPVNACLCDSIRPLSTRVEVIVLQHPSEVSHAKNSVKLMQAVMGEQLRLVVGETPEDFSDLRAYLAAQSRPVCLLYPSETSQPLEASVQHYDAILLLLDGTWRKAYKLLQLNPWLLEFTGVHLDLDAPSKYTIRKAKRDDSLSTLEAAALAIETLEPGCDVSPLHDALAALVEKRLAAMPAAVRQRYEPK from the coding sequence GTGAGCCGTCCCGTTTGCCCCCAATGCCAATACCCGGTTAATGCCTGTCTGTGCGACAGCATTCGTCCGTTATCTACCCGCGTCGAGGTGATCGTGTTGCAGCACCCCAGCGAGGTTTCCCATGCCAAGAACAGCGTCAAGCTGATGCAGGCTGTGATGGGGGAGCAGTTGCGGCTGGTGGTGGGAGAGACGCCGGAAGATTTTTCCGACCTGAGGGCCTATCTCGCGGCGCAAAGCAGGCCTGTGTGTCTGCTCTACCCCAGCGAAACCAGCCAGCCACTGGAGGCGTCGGTGCAGCACTATGATGCAATCTTATTGCTGCTCGACGGCACCTGGCGTAAGGCCTACAAGTTGTTGCAGCTAAATCCTTGGCTGCTTGAGTTTACCGGGGTACATCTGGATCTCGACGCCCCTTCCAAGTACACCATACGTAAGGCTAAACGCGACGATAGCCTGTCGACCCTGGAGGCGGCGGCGCTGGCCATAGAGACGCTAGAGCCAGGCTGCGATGTGTCGCCACTTCATGACGCCTTGGCGGCCCTGGTGGAGAAACGTCTGGCGGCCATGCCCGCGGCGGTGAGGCAAAGATACGAGCCCAAATAA
- a CDS encoding multidrug effflux MFS transporter: MRRNLLPILMLMVVLSPLAIDIYLPSMPVMAAEFAVSASQVQSTLVLFLFAMGVGQVLIGPLADRYGRRPIALGGLLLYIASSLLAAVAMEFQWLQLARVLQGLAACSTSIVVFSAVRDCFTPKEGARYYSYLNGVICVIPALAPTLGGLLALQFGWRSTFVFMTLYAIIIMIIVGYRLPETRPANTVTEGPLYRWSRYKPVLMDPHFMFYAFACMAGMAAILAYVSYSPVWLIETIGVSELTFSGLFGLNALVNIGACFAAPVVIQKLGNRPTVIVALSAMLVSALLQLAVQWAGPQTGLAAAFGFMLPMMLLCIGFALLLGPATSMALAGFGERAGTATAMLGFIQMSGASILAGLVQQTSLTAPYAVVVVMGGLASLLLVAMNMSRLDTWHQERHAH; this comes from the coding sequence ATGCGTCGGAACCTGTTACCCATACTCATGTTGATGGTGGTCTTGAGCCCATTAGCCATCGACATCTATCTGCCCTCTATGCCCGTGATGGCGGCCGAATTTGCCGTGTCGGCCAGTCAGGTGCAGTCGACGTTGGTACTGTTTCTGTTTGCCATGGGTGTCGGTCAGGTGCTGATCGGCCCGCTGGCGGATCGTTACGGTCGTCGTCCTATAGCCCTGGGGGGCCTGCTGCTCTATATCGCTAGTAGTCTGTTGGCTGCGGTGGCGATGGAGTTTCAATGGCTGCAACTGGCGCGAGTGCTGCAGGGGCTGGCAGCATGCTCAACCTCTATCGTGGTCTTTAGCGCCGTCAGAGACTGTTTCACTCCTAAAGAGGGTGCCCGCTACTACAGCTATCTTAACGGTGTGATCTGCGTGATCCCTGCTCTGGCGCCGACTCTGGGCGGCCTGCTGGCGCTGCAATTTGGCTGGCGATCCACCTTCGTGTTTATGACACTGTACGCCATCATCATAATGATCATCGTCGGCTATCGTCTGCCAGAGACGCGTCCGGCCAACACGGTTACCGAAGGGCCGCTCTATCGCTGGTCGCGTTATAAACCTGTGCTGATGGACCCGCACTTTATGTTTTATGCCTTTGCCTGTATGGCGGGCATGGCGGCGATTCTTGCCTATGTATCCTACTCGCCCGTGTGGCTTATCGAGACAATAGGCGTGTCCGAGCTGACCTTTAGTGGCCTGTTCGGTCTCAATGCCCTGGTGAATATCGGCGCCTGTTTCGCTGCGCCCGTGGTGATTCAGAAGCTGGGTAATCGCCCTACCGTTATCGTCGCCCTGAGCGCCATGTTGGTCTCGGCACTGCTGCAGCTTGCGGTGCAGTGGGCAGGCCCACAGACCGGACTCGCGGCCGCCTTTGGCTTCATGCTGCCTATGATGCTCTTGTGTATCGGTTTCGCCCTGCTACTTGGTCCGGCGACCAGCATGGCCCTGGCGGGCTTTGGTGAGCGTGCCGGTACGGCCACCGCCATGCTTGGCTTCATTCAGATGAGCGGCGCCTCGATTCTGGCGGGTCTGGTACAGCAGACTTCGCTGACCGCCCCCTACGCCGTAGTCGTCGTCATGGGTGGCCTGGCGAGCCTACTGCTAGTTGCCATGAACATGAGTCGACTAGACACCTGGCACCAGGAGCGTCACGCCCATTGA
- a CDS encoding LysR substrate-binding domain-containing protein, translating into MNLDNLARIDLNLLVMLQVLLEERSVTRAASRLHLSQSALSKSLNRLRDTLGDPLFIRTAHGLKPTAHAALLGQQLPDMLQGLYQLTQPPSFNPASSRRQFSFAMVESAYETLIPYFIGPLLNNAPNLRLDSYLWTEKSLSSLQKGQIDFGITGRDINPQSDLIIDRLPEGIAHQTLFTDHQVCLVRQGHPMLPAIRNHQWDLDIYLEMSHVQVRCEGNEWWALDYFLAKSGQRRHLSTTVPDFYGAASVCAHSDLIFTLPSSFAAHARKLYALEELPLPFDFHSLAYVLLWHERNDDEPGHKWIRETICKRVAQAVNQPEDALSASGSA; encoded by the coding sequence ATGAATCTCGACAACTTGGCGCGTATCGACCTCAATCTACTGGTGATGTTGCAGGTGTTACTGGAGGAGCGCAGCGTAACCCGCGCCGCCAGCCGCCTGCATCTGAGTCAATCTGCCCTGAGCAAGAGCCTCAACCGACTGCGCGATACCCTGGGGGATCCCCTGTTTATCCGCACCGCCCACGGCCTCAAGCCCACGGCCCACGCCGCCCTGCTGGGCCAGCAGCTGCCTGACATGTTGCAGGGACTCTACCAGCTGACTCAGCCACCGAGTTTCAATCCCGCCAGCAGCAGGCGTCAGTTCTCCTTCGCCATGGTGGAGAGTGCCTATGAGACGCTGATCCCCTACTTCATCGGCCCTTTGCTCAACAACGCCCCCAATCTCAGGCTGGACTCCTACCTGTGGACGGAGAAGTCTCTCTCCTCCCTGCAGAAGGGCCAGATAGATTTCGGCATCACGGGCAGAGACATCAACCCACAGTCGGATCTCATCATCGACAGGCTGCCAGAAGGGATCGCTCACCAGACACTGTTTACCGATCATCAGGTCTGCCTGGTGCGCCAAGGCCACCCCATGCTGCCGGCCATTCGTAATCATCAATGGGATCTCGACATCTATCTGGAGATGTCCCATGTGCAGGTACGCTGCGAGGGCAACGAGTGGTGGGCGCTGGACTATTTCCTGGCGAAATCGGGACAGAGACGTCACCTGAGCACCACAGTGCCCGACTTCTATGGCGCCGCCAGCGTCTGCGCCCATAGCGATCTTATCTTTACCCTGCCCTCCAGCTTCGCCGCCCACGCCCGCAAGCTCTATGCCTTGGAGGAGCTGCCGCTGCCGTTCGACTTCCACTCCCTGGCCTATGTACTGCTGTGGCACGAACGCAACGATGACGAACCCGGGCATAAGTGGATCCGCGAGACCATCTGCAAGCGTGTCGCCCAGGCGGTCAACCAGCCCGAAGATGCGTTATCTGCATCCGGTTCAGCTTAG